The sequence CCGGAGTCGGCACCGCCCACGAGTCCGAGGCCGAACGCTGCCCCCGCGCCGACGACCACCACGATGGCGAGGCCAATCAGCAGCGCGCGCGTTCGCATCGGTGATCACCTCACACCGGCGGCGGACACGACGCCGACGACCGATCGAATCGCGCCGAGCAGTTGCTCGACGAACGCCGGCACCGATCCGGGCAGATCCACGGGCTGCTCTGCCCCGTCGGCGGCGTTACTTGCGACCGTTCCGTCCGTCGTCGCCGCCGCGGCGACCGGTGACGCGACGGCGCTTCCGATCAGCGCCACCACCGCAAGAGCCATGATCGCCCTGCTTGCGTTCATCGTAGTCCACCGAACGGGACGGACACGCATATAAATCGAACTCGCTAAACCCCGATATCGTCGGCTTTGGTCCCGATTAAGCCCAGTTTAACGACGAGCCGTTCTCGGACCGAACCATACGGTTTTCCGCCCGGGGCACCTGTTCTGACCATGGCCGACTACGCCCGCCTTGCGTCGCTCCCCCTCCGTATCGACGCCACCGCGCGCACCCGGAACGAACGCGAGACATCGAGCGACTTCACCCGCGTGACGACCGTCTTCGAACTCCACGGCGACGGCGCGGTCGGTCGCGGCGAGGACGTGACCTACGACGCCGTGGATCACGATGCGCTCGCCGACGTACCCGATCAGGTCTTCGACGACGCCCTCGCGGGAACGCACACGTTCGGGGAGTTTTCGACGGCACTGGACGATATCGACCTCTTCCCGACGAAGGCACCAGCCCAGGCGTCCGCGTACAAGTACCGCCGGTGGGCCGTCGAGAGCGCGGCCCTGGACCTGGCGCTCCGGCAGGCGGAGACCGATTTCGCGTCGGCGCTCGGCCGCGAGCGCGACCCCGTCGAGTTCGTCGTCAGTACCCGCCTCGGTGATCCGCCGACGACGGACCGCGTCGAGGCCATCCTCGACCGTCACCCCGAGATGGGGCTGAAACTCGACCCGACGAGCGACTGGACCGCCGGTCTGATCAGTGACCTCGCGGCGACGGACGCCGTTCGCGTCCTCGACTTGAAGGGTCACTACGAGGGGACGACCGTCGACCAGCCGCCCGACTCCACCCTCTACGAACGGGTGCTATCGGGGTTTCCGCACGCGGTGATCGAGGATCCCGCGATCACCGACGAGACGCGCCCGCTGATCGAGGGGGGACGCGACCGCATCTCGTGGGATGCGCCGATAACCGGGGTCGAGAGCGTTCGCGGCCTGCCGTTCGACCCCAACTGGCTCAATATCAAGCCCTCCCGCTTCGGCACCGTTCGGTCGCTCCTCGAAACGATCGAATACGCGACGGGCCGGGGCATGACGTTGTACGGCGGCGGTCAGTTCGAACTCGGCGTGGGACGCGAGCACATCCAGACCATCGCCGCGACGTTCTATCCCGACGCGCCGAACGACGTGGCTCCCGGCGGCTACAACCTGCCCGACCTGCCCTCGGACCTCCCCGACTCGCCGCTCGAACCCACCGCCGACCCGCGCGGTCTCGGATTCTAGTCCTCGCGGTCGGCGTGGGCGCGCACCCAGAGTTCGCCGATCCGCGAGAGGCGGGTCCGGTAGGACTTCCCGTGTTCCTCCTGCTCGATGTAACCCTTGCCGCCGGGGCCCAGTCGGTCGACGTTGTAGATGACCTTCGACCGGAAACTGTCGGTGTACTCCTCGCCGAGTTCGACCGCGAGCGCCTCCGCGAGTTCCGAGACGGACTCGAACTCGCCGTGTTCGCCGAGTTCGAACAGGATCACCTCCTCGAAGGGCTTGACGTTCGAGAACGAGGCGACGGGGAGTTCGACGATGTGATCGTCGCCGATGCGCTTGGCGCCGATGGTCGTCCCGCGCTCGTCGAACTCGTCGAGGAGTTCGGCCGTCGCGTCGAGTCGCGCCGCGATGCGTCCGTCGTCGGGGTCGTCCGTCTCGTCGAGGAGGTCAGATAGGAGCTCGCGGTTCGCCCGGAGTTCCTCCGCGAGCTCCGTCTCCAGATACTTCTCTGGCGCCGTGTAGTAGGTGTGGATGCGGTCGCGGTCGGTCTGGCGTTCGAGCGTGATGGAGTGGGCGGCGGTGGCGAAGGCGAAACTCACGGGGCGGGGCATCGAACTCACGTTGACCCACACCTCGCCGTCGGGCGCGCCCTCGTCCAACTGGTCGTTGATGAGGTCGAACGCGTGTTCGAAGGCGGCGTCGTAGTCGTAGACGTCATCGATGACGACCCGCCGAGTCTCGGCGCCGAG comes from Haloplanus sp. XH21 and encodes:
- a CDS encoding DUF6293 family protein translates to MQTHIVPVGFDYDRLIAPLIRDQFDVDRVILLEGAVGSEANVEYSRDLSAKLEQDFQNLLGAETRRVVIDDVYDYDAAFEHAFDLINDQLDEGAPDGEVWVNVSSMPRPVSFAFATAAHSITLERQTDRDRIHTYYTAPEKYLETELAEELRANRELLSDLLDETDDPDDGRIAARLDATAELLDEFDERGTTIGAKRIGDDHIVELPVASFSNVKPFEEVILFELGEHGEFESVSELAEALAVELGEEYTDSFRSKVIYNVDRLGPGGKGYIEQEEHGKSYRTRLSRIGELWVRAHADRED